Proteins encoded together in one Cyprinus carpio isolate SPL01 chromosome B14, ASM1834038v1, whole genome shotgun sequence window:
- the LOC109094243 gene encoding phosphoethanolamine N-methyltransferase 3-like isoform X1, whose amino-acid sequence MEKETERNMMTEFWKEHSKFATVEEMMLDTNAQELTQHELPEILSLLPSLAGSDVLELGAGIGRFTRHLIGKARHVTAVDFMEKFVEKNKKDNSHLGNAEFIQADVTKLDFPKHSFDVVFSNWLLMYLSDQELKSLADKFLMWLRPGGHLFFRESCFHQSGDCKRDFNPTHYRSPAYYNHLMTSLLLDESDQIEKKCYGFDMVLNKTVQTYVKMKNNQNQLCWLMQKVRRDVVQQHQGGFSTFQEFLDNQQYTRRGILRYEKMFGSGYVSTGGFNTTKEFVDMLNLTAGQKVLDVGCGIGGGDFYMAKTFGVEVLGMDLSSNMVEIAIERAVKEKLPLVQFEVSDATKRRFPDAAFDVVYSRDTILHIRDKLDLFGKFYSWLKPGGKLLISDYCCGEKPWSPAFQDYIIQRGYILYTPQRYGQFLAEVGFSNVRAEDRTEQFIQVIKAELQRAEEMKEEFIQEFSEEDYDAVVNGWTEKLQRCETGDQRWGLFYATKE is encoded by the exons ATGGAAAAAG AAACCGAGCGAAACATGATGACGGAGTTCTGGAAGGAACATTCCAAGTTTGCAACAGTAGAGGAGATGATGCTGGATACAAACGCTCAGGAACTGACCCAACACGAGCTGCCAGAGATTCTCTCCCTGCTCCCTTCTCTGGCTGGTTCTGATGTGCTGGAACTCGGTGCTGGAATCGG TCGGTTCACACGTCACCTCATTGGCAAGGCCCGTCATGTGACTGCTGTGGACTTCATGGAGAAGTTTGTGGAAAAGAACAAAAAGGACAACAGTCACCTGGGCAACGCTGAGTTCATCCAAGCTGATGTCACAAAGCTGGACTTCCCTAAACACAG ttttgatgtggtCTTCTCTAATTGGCTGTTGATGTATCTGAGTGATCAGGAGCTGAAGTCATTGGCTGATAAGTTCCTCATGTGGCTCCGCCCAGGCGGCCACCTGTTCTTCAGAGAGTCCTGCTTTCACCAGTCAG GTGACTGCAAGCGAGATTTCAACCCCACGCACTACAGAAGCCCTGCTTACTACAACCACCTGATGACGTCACTCCTGCTGGACGAATCAGATCAGATAGAGAAGAAATGCTACGGGTTTGACATGGTGCTCAATAAGACAGTTCAGACCTATGTGAAG ATGAAGAACAACCAGAACCAGTTGTGCTGGCTCATGCAGAAAGTTCGTCGTGATGTGGTTCAGCAGCATCAGGGAGGCTTTTCCACATTCCAGGAGTTTCTAGATAACCAGCAGTACACCAGAAGAGGAATCTTACGTTACGAGAAGATGTTCGGATCAGGATACGTCAGCACAGGCGGATTCAACACCACCAAG gAGTTTGTTGATATGCTGAACTTGACCGCCGGACAGAAAGTTCTTGATGTTGGCTGTGGGATCGGAGGTGGAGATTTCTACATGGCCAAG accTTTGGGGTTGAGGTTCTGGGCATGGACCTGTCATCAAACATGGTGGAGATTGCCATTGAGAGAGCCGTGAAGGAGAAACTGCCATTA GTGCAGTTTGAGGTGTCAGATGCCACAAAAAGAAGGTTTCCTGACGCCGCGTTTGATGTGGTTTACAGCAGAGACACGATTCTGCATATCAGGGACAAACTTGACCTCTTCGGAAAGTTTTAT tcatGGCTGAAGCCAGGTGGGAAACTTCTGATCAGTGACTACTGCTGTGGAGAGAAGCCTTGGTCTCCAGCGTTTCAGGATTACATTATCCAGCGAGGATATATCCTCTACACACCTCAGAGATACGGACAA ttcCTGGCTGAGGTGGGATTCAGTAATGTTCGCGCTGAGGACAGAACAGAGCAATTTATTCAGGTTATAAAGGCTGAACTGCAGAGAGCCGAGGAGATGAAAGAGGAGTTTATACAG GAGTTCTCTGAGGAAGACTATGATGCCGTTGTAAACGGATGGACAGAAAAACTGCAGCGCTGTGAGACTGGAGACCAACGCTGGGGGCTTTTCTATGCCAccaaagaatga
- the LOC109094243 gene encoding phosphoethanolamine N-methyltransferase 3-like isoform X2 has protein sequence MMTEFWKEHSKFATVEEMMLDTNAQELTQHELPEILSLLPSLAGSDVLELGAGIGRFTRHLIGKARHVTAVDFMEKFVEKNKKDNSHLGNAEFIQADVTKLDFPKHSFDVVFSNWLLMYLSDQELKSLADKFLMWLRPGGHLFFRESCFHQSGDCKRDFNPTHYRSPAYYNHLMTSLLLDESDQIEKKCYGFDMVLNKTVQTYVKMKNNQNQLCWLMQKVRRDVVQQHQGGFSTFQEFLDNQQYTRRGILRYEKMFGSGYVSTGGFNTTKEFVDMLNLTAGQKVLDVGCGIGGGDFYMAKTFGVEVLGMDLSSNMVEIAIERAVKEKLPLVQFEVSDATKRRFPDAAFDVVYSRDTILHIRDKLDLFGKFYSWLKPGGKLLISDYCCGEKPWSPAFQDYIIQRGYILYTPQRYGQFLAEVGFSNVRAEDRTEQFIQVIKAELQRAEEMKEEFIQEFSEEDYDAVVNGWTEKLQRCETGDQRWGLFYATKE, from the exons ATGATGACGGAGTTCTGGAAGGAACATTCCAAGTTTGCAACAGTAGAGGAGATGATGCTGGATACAAACGCTCAGGAACTGACCCAACACGAGCTGCCAGAGATTCTCTCCCTGCTCCCTTCTCTGGCTGGTTCTGATGTGCTGGAACTCGGTGCTGGAATCGG TCGGTTCACACGTCACCTCATTGGCAAGGCCCGTCATGTGACTGCTGTGGACTTCATGGAGAAGTTTGTGGAAAAGAACAAAAAGGACAACAGTCACCTGGGCAACGCTGAGTTCATCCAAGCTGATGTCACAAAGCTGGACTTCCCTAAACACAG ttttgatgtggtCTTCTCTAATTGGCTGTTGATGTATCTGAGTGATCAGGAGCTGAAGTCATTGGCTGATAAGTTCCTCATGTGGCTCCGCCCAGGCGGCCACCTGTTCTTCAGAGAGTCCTGCTTTCACCAGTCAG GTGACTGCAAGCGAGATTTCAACCCCACGCACTACAGAAGCCCTGCTTACTACAACCACCTGATGACGTCACTCCTGCTGGACGAATCAGATCAGATAGAGAAGAAATGCTACGGGTTTGACATGGTGCTCAATAAGACAGTTCAGACCTATGTGAAG ATGAAGAACAACCAGAACCAGTTGTGCTGGCTCATGCAGAAAGTTCGTCGTGATGTGGTTCAGCAGCATCAGGGAGGCTTTTCCACATTCCAGGAGTTTCTAGATAACCAGCAGTACACCAGAAGAGGAATCTTACGTTACGAGAAGATGTTCGGATCAGGATACGTCAGCACAGGCGGATTCAACACCACCAAG gAGTTTGTTGATATGCTGAACTTGACCGCCGGACAGAAAGTTCTTGATGTTGGCTGTGGGATCGGAGGTGGAGATTTCTACATGGCCAAG accTTTGGGGTTGAGGTTCTGGGCATGGACCTGTCATCAAACATGGTGGAGATTGCCATTGAGAGAGCCGTGAAGGAGAAACTGCCATTA GTGCAGTTTGAGGTGTCAGATGCCACAAAAAGAAGGTTTCCTGACGCCGCGTTTGATGTGGTTTACAGCAGAGACACGATTCTGCATATCAGGGACAAACTTGACCTCTTCGGAAAGTTTTAT tcatGGCTGAAGCCAGGTGGGAAACTTCTGATCAGTGACTACTGCTGTGGAGAGAAGCCTTGGTCTCCAGCGTTTCAGGATTACATTATCCAGCGAGGATATATCCTCTACACACCTCAGAGATACGGACAA ttcCTGGCTGAGGTGGGATTCAGTAATGTTCGCGCTGAGGACAGAACAGAGCAATTTATTCAGGTTATAAAGGCTGAACTGCAGAGAGCCGAGGAGATGAAAGAGGAGTTTATACAG GAGTTCTCTGAGGAAGACTATGATGCCGTTGTAAACGGATGGACAGAAAAACTGCAGCGCTGTGAGACTGGAGACCAACGCTGGGGGCTTTTCTATGCCAccaaagaatga